In Marisediminicola antarctica, one DNA window encodes the following:
- a CDS encoding flagellin, with amino-acid sequence MTTQTMVDSAARNLQSAKNDLARIQDRASSQKALDRPSDDPAAMAESLRVRTAQRATEQYGSNIADGMGWLATTESALSGALDVLGRVRDLTVQGANDGALSTTARNTIALELESLGADLLSKANSSYLGRSVFAGTSDAGVAFDAGYAHTGAPGSSVQRRVGDDQTVRVDVDGAAAFGTGPLSAFALIDGIAADLRAGVNIGTRLSAVDARITAVVEQLAGVGTRDARIERAQEANMEHSGALEAQRSGVEDIDLARVILDLQVQETTYRAALAVTARVLQPTLMDFLR; translated from the coding sequence GTGACGACCCAGACAATGGTGGATTCCGCCGCGCGCAACCTGCAGTCGGCCAAGAACGACCTGGCCCGTATCCAGGACCGCGCGAGTTCCCAGAAGGCGCTCGATCGGCCCTCAGACGATCCTGCCGCGATGGCCGAATCGCTGCGGGTGCGAACGGCGCAGCGCGCGACGGAGCAGTACGGCAGCAACATCGCCGACGGCATGGGCTGGCTCGCGACAACCGAGTCCGCCCTCTCGGGCGCACTGGATGTTCTCGGCCGCGTGCGCGACCTCACGGTGCAGGGCGCAAACGATGGCGCTCTCTCGACGACCGCCCGCAACACGATCGCGTTGGAGCTCGAGTCGTTGGGCGCTGACCTGCTCAGCAAGGCCAATTCGAGCTACCTGGGCCGGAGCGTCTTCGCCGGAACCTCCGACGCCGGCGTGGCCTTCGACGCCGGGTACGCGCACACGGGAGCGCCCGGCAGCTCTGTGCAGCGCCGCGTCGGCGACGACCAGACCGTGCGCGTCGACGTCGACGGTGCCGCGGCATTCGGCACCGGGCCGTTGTCGGCGTTCGCCCTGATCGACGGCATCGCCGCCGACCTGCGCGCCGGAGTCAACATCGGCACGCGCCTCTCGGCGGTCGACGCACGAATCACCGCCGTCGTCGAGCAGCTTGCCGGCGTCGGCACCCGAGATGCGAGAATCGAGCGAGCCCAGGAGGCGAACATGGAACACTCGGGAGCCCTCGAGGCGCAGCGTTCCGGAGTCGAGGACATCGATCTCGCCCGGGTGATCCTCGACCTGCAAGTGCAGGAGACGACCTACCGCGCCGCGCTCGCGGTGACCGCGCGCGTGCTGCAGCCCACCCTCATGGACTTCCTGCGATGA
- the flgK gene encoding flagellar hook-associated protein FlgK gives MSTFSGLNTAYRGLVAARQGLDVVGQNIANANTEGYTRQRVTTSSVAASNLAGMFSSGVRPGEGVSVDGIARLGSEYLDARVNGTASTAGYWLARAEAMMDLEGTLREPGENALSTQLDGFWAAWQGLSNQTGEPAAARVLLEESGALASRIASSYGEAVGQWSELRGKTASMVVEVNAAAARIADLNAAIRQTTAAGGSANELVDQRATLATTISSLTGATIRPHDDGTIDVTVGGNAIVSGDTAHGIRVVGSTRLEDATTSPVTLEWADRPGRTVSLDGGRIAGTLSLLAPASAGGGGALAELASSYNALAISLASTVNAVHQTGARPDGTTGHDFFKLTAGVPAARGLVVIPTNVGELSAATPGAGGLDGSIADAIAQLRLAPGSPNALWAQAVVRTGVTTKSDAQQAVNAELASQSAVGAQRSAASVDLDEENVNLMTFQTAYQGSARVMTAIDQMLDTLINRTGIVGR, from the coding sequence GTGAGCACCTTCAGCGGACTCAACACCGCCTACCGCGGTCTCGTGGCCGCGCGCCAGGGCCTCGACGTTGTCGGGCAGAACATCGCGAACGCGAACACCGAGGGTTACACCCGGCAGCGCGTGACGACGAGCTCGGTTGCCGCCTCGAACCTCGCCGGCATGTTCTCGAGTGGTGTGCGACCGGGCGAGGGGGTCTCGGTCGACGGCATCGCCCGGCTCGGAAGCGAATACCTTGACGCCCGGGTAAACGGCACGGCGTCGACAGCCGGCTATTGGCTCGCACGCGCCGAGGCCATGATGGATCTCGAGGGCACCCTGCGCGAGCCGGGCGAGAACGCACTGTCGACGCAGCTCGACGGCTTCTGGGCAGCCTGGCAGGGGCTCTCCAACCAGACCGGGGAGCCAGCTGCCGCCCGCGTACTGCTCGAGGAGTCCGGCGCGCTCGCCTCCCGCATCGCCTCCTCCTACGGCGAGGCCGTCGGACAGTGGTCGGAGCTGCGGGGCAAAACCGCCTCCATGGTCGTCGAGGTCAATGCCGCCGCCGCCCGGATCGCCGACCTCAATGCCGCGATCCGGCAGACGACCGCAGCCGGGGGGTCCGCGAACGAGCTCGTCGATCAGCGCGCGACCCTCGCCACGACGATCTCCTCCCTCACCGGGGCGACGATCCGGCCCCACGATGACGGGACGATCGATGTGACGGTCGGCGGCAACGCGATCGTCTCCGGCGACACCGCCCACGGCATCCGGGTCGTCGGATCCACCCGCCTCGAGGACGCGACGACGAGCCCCGTCACACTCGAGTGGGCGGACCGCCCCGGCCGCACCGTCAGCCTCGACGGCGGCCGGATTGCGGGCACCCTTTCCCTGCTCGCCCCCGCCTCGGCCGGCGGCGGCGGCGCCCTCGCCGAACTGGCCTCGTCGTACAACGCGCTCGCTATTTCGCTTGCGAGCACCGTCAACGCCGTGCATCAGACCGGCGCAAGGCCCGACGGCACAACGGGCCACGACTTCTTCAAGCTCACCGCTGGCGTGCCCGCGGCCCGGGGGCTCGTCGTGATCCCCACGAACGTCGGCGAGCTGTCAGCGGCGACGCCGGGGGCCGGCGGCCTCGACGGTTCCATCGCCGATGCCATCGCCCAGCTGCGCCTCGCGCCGGGGTCCCCCAACGCGCTCTGGGCGCAGGCCGTCGTGCGCACGGGGGTCACCACGAAGTCGGATGCCCAGCAGGCGGTGAACGCCGAGCTCGCCTCGCAGTCGGCCGTCGGCGCCCAGCGCTCGGCAGCCTCCGTCGACCTCGATGAGGAGAACGTGAACCTCATGACCTTCCAGACCGCCTACCAGGGCTCGGCGCGGGTCATGACGGCGATCGACCAGATGCTCGACACCCTGATCAACCGAACCGGAATCGTGGGGAGGTAG
- the flgN gene encoding flagellar export chaperone FlgN gives MGANELSALLWRERELLELLLFKLEEEQLLLTAGRSRWIQHATREVEQVMERLRAAGLARSVEVAAVALEWSTTEDASLRDLVAGAPDGPWSDIFSAHLRAMTTVTAEIKRVRDSNDTFLREALRSTQETFATTGSSGGTYDSTGASDSVSAGGRLFDTSL, from the coding sequence GTGGGCGCCAACGAACTCTCCGCTCTGCTGTGGCGCGAACGCGAGCTTCTCGAGCTGCTGCTCTTCAAACTGGAGGAGGAACAGCTGCTGCTGACCGCCGGCCGGTCGCGCTGGATCCAGCACGCGACCCGCGAGGTCGAGCAGGTCATGGAGCGGCTGCGCGCCGCGGGTCTCGCCCGCAGCGTCGAGGTGGCCGCCGTCGCCCTCGAGTGGAGCACGACCGAGGATGCAAGCCTGCGCGACCTCGTCGCCGGGGCGCCCGACGGGCCCTGGTCCGACATCTTCTCCGCCCATCTGCGCGCGATGACGACCGTCACCGCCGAGATCAAGCGCGTGCGCGACTCGAACGACACGTTTCTGCGCGAGGCGCTGCGGTCGACCCAGGAAACCTTTGCCACCACCGGGTCGTCCGGCGGCACCTACGACTCCACCGGGGCATCCGACTCCGTCTCAGCCGGCGGCCGCCTGTTCGACACGAGCCTCTGA
- a CDS encoding sigma-70 family RNA polymerase sigma factor, with amino-acid sequence MNRADRNKLVVENLPLVGYLVSEAWARATHLSRDDLASAGTVALITSADAFDVSLGVPFGAFARRRIIGAFADEMRAGDWAPRSARRRIKETVSVQETLTASLGRAPSVDEIAAALGIDSAAAKVAIADSARTLTALDDFAGDYLAADIPLPEESLLVTERLAYLRAAVDALPERMRGIIEQVYFEDRSVTEIAASLGITHSAVSQLRAEAVRLMRDGLGTHYADDPEFAHAPQSRIAASSRTAYLARVADEVIAGVAQVQRASPAC; translated from the coding sequence GTGAATCGTGCAGATCGCAACAAGCTCGTCGTCGAGAACCTGCCGCTTGTCGGCTACCTCGTCTCCGAGGCGTGGGCGAGGGCGACGCACCTCTCGCGCGATGACCTCGCTTCCGCCGGAACGGTTGCGCTGATCACCTCGGCCGACGCGTTCGATGTCAGTCTCGGGGTTCCGTTCGGCGCCTTCGCCCGCCGTCGCATCATCGGCGCCTTCGCCGACGAGATGCGCGCGGGGGACTGGGCGCCCCGTTCGGCCCGTCGTCGCATCAAGGAGACCGTCTCGGTGCAGGAGACACTCACTGCCTCGCTCGGGCGAGCGCCGAGCGTCGACGAGATCGCGGCGGCCCTGGGAATCGACAGTGCTGCGGCGAAAGTCGCGATCGCCGACTCGGCACGCACGCTCACGGCCCTCGATGACTTCGCCGGCGACTATCTCGCCGCCGACATCCCGCTGCCGGAGGAGAGCCTGCTCGTGACCGAGCGCCTCGCGTACCTCCGGGCGGCGGTCGACGCCCTCCCCGAACGGATGCGCGGCATCATCGAGCAGGTCTATTTCGAAGACCGATCGGTCACCGAGATCGCCGCGTCTCTCGGCATCACCCACTCGGCCGTGTCGCAGCTGCGCGCGGAGGCGGTGCGGCTGATGCGTGACGGCCTCGGCACCCACTACGCCGACGATCCCGAGTTCGCGCATGCCCCCCAGTCGCGTATCGCCGCGTCGAGCCGCACGGCCTACCTCGCTCGTGTGGCCGACGAGGTCATCGCCGGGGTCGCCCAGGTGCAGCGCGCCTCCCCGGCCTGCTGA
- a CDS encoding flagellin: MGMQINTNIAANNAYRNLATTQNDLSKSLEKLSSGLRINRAADDAAGLAISEGLKSQVGGLTVAARNAQDGISVLQTAEGSLNEVTSILQRVRDLAVQAGNDSNSPESRTAIQTEVTALSKELTRIGTSANFNGTKLLDGTANLTFQVGAGSFAAEDQIAVDLTGTSIAALGTTIGGLMFDSAANALTTIAALDTEITAISTVRADLGAQQNRFESVIRNLAVSKENLTAAGSRIRDTDMAEEMVKFTRSNILSQAGTAMLAQANQSNQGVLQLLR, translated from the coding sequence ATGGGCATGCAGATCAACACCAACATCGCGGCAAACAACGCGTACCGCAACCTCGCCACCACCCAGAACGACCTGTCGAAGTCGCTCGAGAAGCTCTCAAGCGGACTTCGCATCAACCGCGCCGCAGACGACGCAGCCGGCCTCGCCATCTCGGAGGGCCTCAAGTCGCAGGTCGGTGGCCTCACGGTCGCCGCCCGCAACGCGCAGGACGGCATCAGCGTTCTGCAGACCGCTGAGGGCTCGCTCAACGAGGTCACCTCGATCCTCCAGCGCGTCCGCGACCTCGCGGTGCAGGCCGGCAACGACTCGAACAGCCCGGAGTCGCGCACCGCGATCCAGACCGAGGTCACCGCGCTGAGCAAAGAACTTACCCGCATCGGCACCTCGGCCAACTTCAACGGCACCAAGCTGCTCGACGGCACGGCCAACCTGACCTTCCAGGTCGGCGCTGGTTCCTTCGCGGCGGAAGACCAGATCGCCGTGGACCTGACGGGTACGAGCATCGCGGCCCTCGGCACCACCATCGGCGGTCTCATGTTCGACTCCGCCGCCAACGCGCTGACCACTATCGCAGCGCTCGACACCGAGATCACCGCCATCTCCACGGTGCGCGCCGACCTCGGTGCGCAGCAGAACCGCTTCGAGAGCGTCATCCGCAACCTTGCCGTCTCGAAGGAGAACCTCACGGCTGCCGGTTCGCGTATCCGCGACACCGACATGGCCGAGGAAATGGTCAAGTTCACGCGCTCGAACATCCTGTCGCAGGCCGGCACCGCCATGCTCGCGCAGGCTAACCAGTCCAACCAGGGCGTTCTCCAGCTGCTGCGCTAA
- the fliD gene encoding flagellar filament capping protein FliD — MSLAIDGLVSGLDTTALINSLMQLEAVPQTLLKSKVTASQAYISALQGLNTKVAAVGELAVTTAKPQALDLYSTTSSSDKVTATATTGAQAGEIDLVVGQLAQAQKSVTAAMSVWADDPPVLTIVGSDGTETQVTAASTSLDAVVTAINAAGAGVTATKVSVGGGEFRLQLSSTETGAAGAFSVHRDTAAGADIFAEVGAATVRTAANAEVTLWAGSAASQTISSPTNTFASLMPGVSITVAAASVTPVTIGIARDDARIGDVAARLVTGLNDIFALISSKSAVTTGTSSTGATTVSGGAFAGDSTVRDVNRRIMAAASQPIDGRSPSEFGIVITKSGTLEFNAEKFAAALAKDPAATQAALQRIASRVGDAAGVISDKYDGLLTGRITGQQSSLRDLSDRISDWDIRLTTRRSTLERTYSALEVQLSSLNAQSSYLASQLASLSGSSNSQ, encoded by the coding sequence ATGTCGCTCGCCATCGACGGCCTCGTCAGCGGACTCGACACGACGGCGCTCATCAACTCCCTCATGCAGCTCGAGGCGGTTCCGCAGACCCTGCTCAAGAGCAAGGTCACCGCCTCCCAGGCCTACATCTCGGCACTTCAGGGCCTCAACACCAAAGTCGCCGCGGTCGGCGAGCTCGCGGTCACGACCGCCAAGCCCCAGGCCCTCGACCTCTACTCCACGACGAGCAGCTCGGACAAGGTCACCGCGACCGCGACGACGGGAGCCCAGGCGGGCGAGATCGACCTCGTCGTCGGGCAGCTCGCCCAGGCGCAGAAGTCGGTGACGGCGGCGATGTCGGTCTGGGCCGACGACCCGCCCGTGCTGACGATCGTCGGCAGCGATGGCACCGAGACCCAGGTCACCGCCGCCTCGACCTCCCTCGACGCGGTCGTCACGGCGATCAATGCGGCAGGCGCGGGCGTCACCGCGACGAAGGTCTCGGTGGGCGGGGGCGAGTTCCGGCTGCAGCTCTCCTCGACCGAGACAGGAGCAGCCGGCGCCTTCTCTGTGCACCGCGACACCGCGGCGGGCGCCGACATCTTCGCCGAGGTGGGCGCCGCCACCGTGCGGACCGCCGCCAACGCCGAGGTCACGCTCTGGGCCGGCTCGGCCGCCTCGCAGACGATCTCGTCTCCGACGAACACATTCGCGAGCCTGATGCCCGGGGTCTCGATCACCGTCGCCGCGGCATCCGTCACGCCCGTGACCATCGGTATCGCCCGCGATGATGCGCGAATCGGCGATGTTGCCGCACGCCTCGTCACCGGTCTGAACGACATTTTCGCGCTCATCTCGTCTAAGTCGGCCGTGACCACCGGCACGAGCTCCACGGGAGCCACGACAGTCTCCGGCGGAGCATTCGCCGGCGACAGCACGGTGCGCGACGTGAACCGGCGCATAATGGCGGCGGCCTCGCAGCCGATCGACGGCAGGTCGCCCTCGGAGTTCGGCATCGTCATCACCAAGTCGGGCACGCTCGAGTTCAACGCGGAGAAGTTCGCCGCGGCGCTCGCGAAGGACCCCGCGGCGACCCAGGCGGCGCTCCAGAGAATCGCCAGCCGCGTCGGGGACGCCGCGGGAGTCATCTCGGACAAGTACGACGGACTCCTCACGGGACGCATCACCGGCCAGCAGTCGAGCCTGCGGGATCTCAGCGACCGGATCAGCGACTGGGACATCCGCCTCACAACGAGGAGATCGACCCTCGAGCGCACCTACTCGGCGCTCGAGGTACAGCTG